A genomic segment from Polyangium mundeleinium encodes:
- a CDS encoding AAA family ATPase: MDLREYALGEVVYDGNETRVWRAVHVPSGARVAIKSPVAEVPSPRVLGRLIHEHQVLLQLAEVPGVARAQALLQQGGTAALVLEDPGLDSLDRLLAKQGRLPVGAALRLGRLLSRVLEGVHAAGVMHKDIKPQNVLVDEACEKVTLLDFGIASLLSQEATEASIPEALEGTLVYISPEQTGRTARALDTRTDLYSLGVTLFEVMSGRLPFTERDPLSLVHAHLAKDPPPLDSVAPDVPRPVAAIVAKLLAKDPERRYQTARGVAEDLEEALRQWDERGAVEPFGLGRKDFSRKLRIPQALVGRERDVERVGESFARAAQGTVELLLVGGPSGIGKTALVRTVYRDIAQAGRGLLIAGKHDQLARSTPFAAMAQAFGALMRQWLGSSEAVLEAWQQRIRREVGDNARLIADVVPELDLVMGKLPPVPPVEGEQVLNRQKLTWLNFVRAVTAPNPPLVMFLDDMQWADSATLIILQTLLTDVERKSLLVIAAYRDNETPPEHPLWKLVEAVEKSEGKVSRMTVGPLSGEQVQKWLSRTLESEPARVLPLSRVLSQKTRGNPFFLEQLLLSLHRQKQVVRDPESGAWRWEQSSLERAGVTDNVVALLTDKVREMPEPTQKLLGLAACAGHTFHLQDLTRLSGWERTPVTGALWPALDAELVVPVDGAYRPAQALGSIGDVALDAAYRFLHDRVQQASYERISPEQRVLAHLEIGRRLRARHRAEGGTAQQFLELVRHLNLGSARLESVEERNELARLNLGAARTAKAASSYRLMANLLDSAQALLGERAWEEESELSVEIGLERLEAAYLLREFDDVEARALALLDRSLPEVAWLSAQEIRTRCCVATGQYARGIGLGMAALAKQGITFPDTDEACQVTLLQESTELDQWLEHDPDGFDRMPVDPSPEHRLIDALMTQAQLCTVYGGRPMLYSLIIARIVSEAIRRDALTPAAAFMICSFANVWSVATGMYRRAMRWLTPGVRAAERVGSPMLPECIALKGIYLVHSRPIDEAPPVYEQGIAAGLKIGSFQGTSWGLLAELFYYRVWRGLPLGQVDAQVKARWDLVQRAGDAVGRHHFEAVASYCEVLMTPDGAPRLLHDEPLSRGSRSLLADGDGFTGGLARTLEAYLFCVTGRWERALARAREADQFRADILGMPPVTDIALFLALAAAKCWPDAATHEEQERLRQHIEHSLARLRYFTEGCEANFVHKLRLVEAEYARVLGKTEEAASKYDEAIELAREHRFLHIEALAAQLAAEFRLSTGKSHVGAMYLREARDAYARWGAYAVVAHLSARYPAVLKVSMHEPSPERTTVTATTTTMGGSTDASFDVKTAVRAAQALSGELDPGRVVGRLMELTLENAGAQRGALVLSEGEALSVVARLSVEGARIETGLSEPLGQSHDVPVAVVKYAARTGEPVVTGDARSEARFAGDPYLASHAVLSLLALPLTHRGHVVGVLYLEHRDVPSAFPPARVELLSVLASQAAIAVENAVLYRDLEVKIQERTAQLQIAKEAADRANRAKSDFLSSMSHELRTPLNGILGYAQFLLRAPELSPKSREGVQIVKKSGEHLLSLLNDLLDLAKIEAGKMELVPLRIDFGSFVRTIADLCRVRAEQRGITFTHAVRGPALAAVHADEKRLTQVLLNLLGNAIKFTKRGAVTLLVDVLDEGGGGPREVRFRIEDTGPGIAAEHLARIFEPFEQVGDQRVKSEGTGLGLAISKRIIEQMGGTIHVESELGKGSAFTVTFTLAEALPSVAVDEPPEWDTISGYRGERRKILVVDDNPNNRALFCDLLVPIGFDVVQADGGESALRLALEHRPALILMDLAMPGLDGYETTRRLRQMPELDGVVILASSANVAAAEQPKGAQAGWDDFLPKPVQASLLFDKIAHFLGVEWTHEPVKAAAHVAVEEEGALVPPSAEQLSLLSPLVASGRIRKVLAEAERMQQNEPRLGPWLEQFQTLARTYQIRKLQEFVEKYATAGQAVAPDRT, from the coding sequence ATGGATCTGCGGGAGTACGCGCTGGGAGAGGTCGTCTACGACGGGAACGAAACACGGGTATGGCGCGCGGTCCATGTTCCCTCGGGGGCGCGCGTGGCCATCAAGAGCCCGGTGGCCGAGGTGCCCAGTCCGCGCGTGCTGGGCCGGCTGATCCACGAGCACCAGGTGCTCCTGCAGCTCGCCGAGGTGCCCGGGGTGGCGCGCGCACAGGCGCTCTTGCAGCAGGGCGGCACGGCGGCGCTGGTGCTGGAGGATCCCGGCCTCGACTCGCTCGATCGCCTGCTCGCCAAGCAGGGGCGCTTGCCGGTCGGGGCCGCGCTGCGGCTCGGTCGGCTCCTGTCGCGGGTGCTCGAGGGGGTGCATGCCGCGGGCGTGATGCACAAGGACATCAAGCCGCAAAACGTGCTGGTGGACGAGGCGTGCGAGAAGGTCACGCTGCTCGATTTCGGCATCGCCTCGCTCTTGTCCCAGGAGGCCACCGAGGCGAGCATCCCCGAGGCGCTGGAGGGGACGCTGGTTTATATTTCCCCGGAACAGACGGGGCGCACGGCACGCGCGCTCGATACACGCACGGACCTTTATTCGCTGGGGGTGACGCTCTTCGAGGTGATGAGCGGGCGGCTGCCGTTCACGGAGCGCGATCCGCTCTCCCTGGTGCACGCGCACCTGGCCAAGGACCCGCCTCCGCTCGATTCCGTCGCCCCGGACGTGCCGAGGCCCGTGGCAGCCATCGTGGCGAAGCTTTTGGCCAAGGATCCCGAGCGGCGCTACCAGACGGCCCGCGGCGTGGCGGAGGATCTGGAGGAGGCCCTCCGGCAATGGGACGAGCGGGGCGCGGTGGAGCCGTTTGGCCTGGGAAGAAAAGACTTCTCGCGCAAGCTGCGGATTCCGCAGGCGCTGGTGGGGCGGGAGCGCGACGTCGAGCGGGTGGGGGAGTCCTTTGCGCGCGCCGCGCAGGGCACGGTGGAGCTTTTGCTCGTCGGGGGTCCCTCGGGCATCGGCAAGACGGCGCTGGTGCGCACGGTCTACAGGGATATCGCGCAGGCAGGGCGCGGGCTCTTGATCGCGGGCAAGCACGACCAGCTCGCGCGGTCGACGCCCTTCGCGGCGATGGCGCAAGCGTTCGGGGCGCTGATGCGTCAATGGCTCGGAAGCTCGGAGGCGGTGCTCGAGGCCTGGCAGCAGCGCATTCGGCGCGAGGTCGGGGACAACGCGCGGCTCATCGCGGACGTGGTGCCGGAGCTCGACCTGGTCATGGGCAAGCTGCCGCCGGTGCCGCCGGTGGAGGGCGAGCAGGTGCTCAACCGGCAGAAGCTGACGTGGCTGAATTTCGTGCGAGCCGTCACGGCGCCAAACCCGCCGCTCGTGATGTTCCTGGACGACATGCAGTGGGCCGACAGCGCCACGCTGATCATCCTGCAGACGCTGCTGACGGACGTGGAGCGCAAATCGCTGCTCGTGATTGCGGCGTACCGCGATAACGAGACGCCGCCCGAGCATCCGCTGTGGAAGCTCGTGGAGGCGGTGGAAAAGAGCGAGGGCAAGGTCTCGCGCATGACGGTGGGCCCCCTGTCGGGCGAGCAGGTGCAAAAATGGCTCTCGCGGACGCTGGAGAGCGAGCCCGCGCGGGTCTTGCCGCTTTCGCGTGTGCTCTCGCAAAAGACCCGCGGAAACCCCTTCTTCCTGGAGCAGTTGCTGCTCTCCCTGCACCGGCAGAAGCAGGTGGTGAGGGACCCGGAGAGCGGGGCGTGGCGCTGGGAGCAATCGTCGCTGGAGAGGGCGGGCGTCACCGATAACGTGGTGGCGCTCTTGACGGACAAGGTGCGCGAGATGCCCGAGCCGACGCAAAAGCTCCTGGGGCTCGCGGCCTGCGCAGGCCACACGTTCCACCTGCAGGACCTCACGCGGCTCAGCGGCTGGGAGCGCACCCCGGTGACGGGGGCGTTGTGGCCGGCGCTGGATGCGGAGCTGGTGGTGCCGGTCGACGGCGCGTACCGTCCCGCGCAGGCGCTCGGAAGCATAGGCGACGTGGCGCTGGACGCAGCGTACCGGTTCCTGCACGACCGCGTGCAGCAGGCGAGCTATGAGCGGATCTCGCCGGAGCAGCGGGTGCTCGCGCATCTGGAGATCGGCCGGCGGCTCCGGGCGCGTCATCGTGCCGAGGGGGGAACGGCCCAGCAATTCCTGGAGCTCGTGCGGCACCTGAACCTGGGTTCGGCGCGGCTCGAGTCCGTGGAGGAGCGCAACGAGCTCGCGCGGCTGAACCTCGGGGCCGCGCGCACCGCGAAGGCGGCGAGCTCGTATCGATTGATGGCGAACCTGCTCGACAGCGCGCAGGCGCTCCTTGGCGAGCGGGCCTGGGAGGAGGAGAGCGAGCTGTCGGTGGAGATCGGGCTCGAGCGCCTGGAAGCCGCTTATCTGCTCCGGGAGTTCGACGACGTCGAGGCGCGGGCGCTCGCCTTGCTGGATCGATCGCTGCCGGAGGTGGCGTGGCTCTCGGCGCAGGAAATCCGTACGCGCTGCTGTGTCGCCACGGGGCAATACGCGCGGGGCATCGGGCTTGGAATGGCCGCCCTCGCGAAGCAGGGCATCACGTTCCCCGACACGGATGAGGCGTGTCAGGTCACGCTCCTGCAAGAGTCCACCGAGCTGGATCAATGGCTCGAACACGACCCGGACGGGTTTGATCGAATGCCGGTTGATCCCTCACCGGAGCACCGGCTCATCGATGCCCTGATGACGCAGGCGCAGCTCTGCACGGTCTACGGCGGCCGGCCGATGCTCTATTCGCTCATCATCGCCCGCATCGTGTCCGAGGCGATACGGAGGGACGCGCTCACGCCTGCGGCCGCCTTCATGATTTGCAGCTTTGCCAATGTGTGGTCGGTGGCGACGGGCATGTATCGCCGTGCCATGCGCTGGCTCACGCCCGGGGTGCGCGCCGCAGAGCGTGTGGGCTCCCCGATGCTCCCCGAGTGCATCGCGCTCAAGGGGATCTACCTGGTCCACTCGAGGCCCATCGATGAAGCGCCCCCCGTCTACGAGCAAGGCATCGCTGCAGGCTTGAAGATCGGGTCGTTTCAAGGCACGAGCTGGGGCCTCCTGGCCGAGCTGTTCTATTACCGCGTTTGGCGTGGCCTGCCGCTTGGCCAGGTCGACGCGCAGGTCAAGGCTCGCTGGGATCTCGTGCAGCGCGCGGGAGACGCCGTGGGAAGGCACCACTTCGAGGCGGTGGCGTCCTATTGCGAGGTGCTGATGACGCCGGACGGCGCCCCACGACTCCTGCATGACGAGCCCTTGTCGCGAGGCTCGCGCTCCCTCCTGGCCGACGGGGACGGGTTCACGGGAGGGCTCGCTCGTACCTTGGAAGCCTATTTGTTCTGCGTCACCGGCAGGTGGGAGCGAGCGCTCGCGCGGGCGCGGGAGGCCGACCAATTTCGAGCCGACATTCTCGGCATGCCCCCCGTGACGGACATCGCGCTCTTTCTGGCGCTCGCGGCTGCGAAGTGCTGGCCCGACGCCGCCACGCACGAGGAACAGGAGCGGCTGCGGCAGCACATCGAGCACAGCCTCGCGCGATTGCGCTACTTCACCGAAGGCTGCGAGGCCAATTTCGTCCACAAGCTGCGCCTCGTCGAGGCCGAATACGCCCGCGTCCTCGGCAAGACCGAGGAGGCTGCGTCCAAATACGACGAGGCCATCGAGCTCGCCCGCGAGCACCGCTTCTTGCACATCGAGGCCCTGGCAGCCCAGCTCGCCGCTGAGTTTCGCCTTTCGACGGGCAAGAGCCACGTCGGGGCGATGTACCTGCGCGAGGCGCGTGATGCCTATGCGCGCTGGGGCGCGTACGCCGTGGTCGCGCACCTCAGCGCGAGGTATCCCGCCGTGCTCAAGGTGAGCATGCACGAGCCTTCCCCCGAGCGCACGACCGTGACGGCAACGACCACGACCATGGGGGGATCCACGGACGCGAGTTTCGACGTGAAGACCGCGGTGCGCGCAGCGCAGGCGCTCTCGGGCGAGCTCGACCCGGGGCGCGTGGTGGGCCGGCTGATGGAGCTCACGCTGGAGAATGCGGGGGCGCAGCGCGGCGCCCTGGTGCTCAGCGAAGGGGAAGCGCTCTCCGTCGTCGCGCGGCTCTCGGTGGAGGGGGCCCGCATCGAGACGGGGCTCTCGGAGCCTCTCGGGCAAAGCCACGACGTGCCGGTGGCGGTGGTGAAATATGCGGCCCGCACGGGCGAGCCGGTGGTGACCGGCGACGCGAGGTCCGAGGCGCGTTTCGCCGGCGACCCGTACCTGGCATCCCACGCGGTGCTCTCGCTGCTCGCGCTTCCCTTGACGCATCGGGGCCATGTGGTGGGCGTGCTCTACCTCGAGCACCGCGACGTGCCGTCGGCGTTCCCTCCCGCGCGCGTGGAGCTCTTGTCGGTGCTCGCCTCGCAGGCCGCGATCGCCGTCGAGAACGCCGTGCTCTACCGGGACCTGGAGGTCAAGATCCAGGAGCGCACGGCGCAGCTCCAGATCGCCAAGGAGGCGGCCGACCGCGCCAATCGAGCGAAGAGCGATTTCCTTTCGAGCATGAGCCATGAGCTGCGCACGCCGCTCAATGGCATCCTGGGGTATGCGCAGTTCCTCCTTCGAGCGCCCGAGCTTTCGCCGAAGAGCCGCGAAGGGGTGCAAATCGTCAAGAAATCGGGCGAGCACCTGCTTTCGCTGCTCAATGACCTCCTGGACCTGGCGAAGATCGAGGCCGGCAAGATGGAGCTCGTCCCCCTGCGGATCGACTTTGGCTCCTTCGTGCGCACCATCGCAGACCTCTGCCGTGTGCGCGCCGAGCAGAGGGGCATCACCTTCACCCACGCGGTGCGGGGCCCGGCGCTCGCCGCCGTGCACGCCGACGAAAAGCGCTTGACGCAGGTGCTCCTGAACCTGCTCGGCAATGCCATCAAGTTCACCAAGCGCGGCGCGGTCACCCTGCTCGTCGACGTGCTGGACGAGGGCGGAGGGGGGCCACGCGAGGTGCGCTTCCGGATCGAGGACACGGGCCCCGGCATCGCCGCGGAGCACCTCGCGCGCATTTTCGAACCCTTCGAGCAGGTGGGAGATCAGCGGGTGAAGAGCGAGGGGACCGGGCTCGGCCTCGCCATCAGCAAGAGGATCATCGAGCAGATGGGCGGGACCATCCATGTCGAGAGCGAGCTCGGCAAAGGGAGCGCGTTCACGGTGACGTTCACGCTGGCCGAGGCACTCCCCTCCGTGGCCGTCGACGAACCCCCGGAGTGGGACACGATCTCCGGGTATCGCGGCGAGCGCCGCAAGATCCTCGTCGTGGACGACAACCCCAACAACCGCGCGTTGTTTTGCGATCTGCTGGTCCCCATTGGCTTCGACGTCGTCCAGGCCGACGGCGGCGAATCCGCGCTGCGGCTGGCCCTGGAGCACAGGCCGGCGCTGATCCTGATGGACCTGGCGATGCCAGGCCTCGACGGGTATGAGACCACGCGCCGTCTGCGGCAGATGCCCGAGCTCGACGGGGTGGTGATTTTGGCCTCGTCGGCGAACGTCGCCGCCGCGGAACAGCCGAAGGGGGCCCAGGCCGGCTGGGACGACTTCTTGCCGAAGCCCGTGCAGGCCAGCCTGCTCTTCGACAAGATCGCGCATTTCCTCGGCGTGGAATGGACGCATGAACCGGTGAAAGCCGCGGCCCATGTGGCGGTGGAGGAGGAGGGCGCGCTGGTGCCGCCGTCGGCCGAACAGCTATCGCTGCTCTCGCCGCTGGTGGCGTCGGGCCGTATCCGGAAGGTGCTGGCGGAGGCGGAGCGAATGCAGCAAAACGAGCCGCGACTCGGCCCCTGGCTCGAGCAGTTCCAGACGCTGGCGCGGACCTACCAGATACGGAAGCTGCAAGAGTTCGTCGAGAAGTATGCCACGGCGGGCCAGGCGGTGGCCCCGGACCGCACTTGA
- a CDS encoding response regulator — translation MSRASAPGAREGTILIVDDMPINLAVLVDHLESAGHQALVAQDAEDALKRASLMKPDLILLDVVMPGIDGFETCRRLKAAESTRDIPVIFMTCLGEAANKLEGFEAGGVDYITKPFEIDEVLARIKTHLCLREAQKELEAKNAQLQHAHQELEQRVRERTAELASSNAALKAENAERRRAEDALRESQHLLQAIVDNSTAVLYVKDLEGRYLMANRRFEELFHVTVRSLMGKTDYDLFPVECADAFHAFDRQVAAAGRPLEKEEIVPQDDGLHTYISIKCPLVDESGRPYAVCGISTDISERKRTEAEQERLLSREQAARAELERTGRLKDEFLALLSHELRTPLTAILGWSQLLLTRGPSDELQRRGLGTIERNARTQSKLIDDLLDMSRIISGRLNLDLEVVDLAEMLETMLESAEPAAKTKGIRLELSVASAGEKVLGDPNRLQQIVWNLLSNSMKFTPRGGQVMVSLRREGSFAHLTVSDTGIGIDPEFLPYVFEQFRQADASTTREHGGLGLGLSIVQHLVELHGGTVVAASSGKNQGASVTVKLPLEAKHVEVLAGERPPSTPPRRPLWHRGGELLNLTGVRVLVVDDEPDTRELLLRILAECHAEVRTAGSVVEALAELDRDQPTVLVSDIGMPKEGGYELIRKVRQLPQERGGSVPALALTAFARPEDRTRALLAGYQMHLAKPVKPSELVAHVASLAGRNQGWGEMSPDGRARSM, via the coding sequence ATGAGCAGAGCCTCCGCGCCCGGTGCTCGTGAGGGCACGATTCTCATCGTGGATGACATGCCCATCAACCTGGCCGTGCTCGTGGATCACCTGGAGTCAGCCGGGCATCAGGCGCTTGTCGCGCAGGACGCAGAAGACGCCTTGAAGCGGGCGAGCCTCATGAAGCCCGACTTGATCCTGCTCGACGTGGTGATGCCTGGGATCGACGGCTTCGAGACGTGCCGGCGCCTGAAAGCGGCGGAGAGCACCCGCGACATCCCGGTGATATTCATGACCTGCCTCGGAGAAGCAGCGAACAAACTCGAGGGGTTCGAGGCGGGAGGGGTCGATTACATCACCAAGCCATTCGAGATCGACGAGGTGCTCGCGCGGATCAAGACGCACCTCTGCTTGCGCGAGGCCCAAAAGGAGCTGGAAGCGAAAAACGCGCAGTTGCAGCATGCCCACCAGGAGCTGGAGCAACGGGTGCGAGAGCGCACGGCCGAGCTGGCGAGCTCGAACGCCGCGCTCAAAGCGGAGAACGCCGAGCGTCGCCGCGCGGAAGATGCTTTGCGCGAGAGCCAGCATCTGCTCCAGGCCATCGTCGACAACTCCACGGCGGTCCTCTACGTCAAGGACCTCGAAGGCCGCTATTTGATGGCCAACCGCCGCTTCGAAGAGTTATTTCATGTGACCGTGCGGTCGCTCATGGGCAAGACCGACTATGACTTGTTCCCCGTGGAGTGTGCCGACGCATTTCACGCTTTCGACCGGCAGGTGGCGGCGGCCGGGAGGCCGCTGGAGAAGGAAGAGATCGTTCCCCAGGACGATGGGCTCCACACGTACATCTCGATCAAGTGCCCGCTTGTCGACGAGTCGGGCCGGCCGTATGCGGTGTGCGGGATTTCCACGGACATCAGCGAGCGAAAGCGGACGGAGGCGGAGCAGGAGAGGCTCCTCTCCCGCGAACAGGCGGCGCGGGCGGAGCTCGAGCGCACCGGGCGGCTGAAGGATGAGTTCCTGGCGCTGCTGAGCCACGAGCTGCGGACGCCGCTCACCGCGATCCTCGGCTGGTCGCAGTTGCTCCTCACCCGGGGTCCCTCGGACGAGCTCCAGCGCCGGGGGCTCGGGACGATCGAGCGCAACGCGCGGACGCAATCCAAGCTCATCGACGACCTCTTGGACATGTCGCGTATCATCAGCGGGCGGCTGAACCTCGACCTGGAGGTGGTCGATCTGGCCGAGATGCTCGAAACGATGCTGGAATCGGCGGAGCCGGCGGCGAAGACGAAGGGAATCCGCCTGGAGCTCAGCGTCGCGTCGGCCGGCGAAAAGGTCCTGGGGGACCCGAATCGTCTCCAGCAGATCGTGTGGAACCTGCTCAGCAATTCGATGAAGTTCACCCCGCGGGGCGGGCAGGTCATGGTATCGCTGCGTCGCGAGGGATCGTTCGCGCATCTCACGGTGAGCGATACGGGCATCGGCATCGATCCGGAGTTTTTGCCCTACGTATTCGAGCAATTCCGGCAAGCCGACGCATCGACCACGCGCGAGCACGGCGGGCTCGGTTTGGGGCTTTCCATCGTGCAGCACCTGGTGGAGCTGCACGGGGGGACGGTGGTGGCGGCCAGCTCCGGGAAAAACCAGGGGGCGAGCGTCACGGTGAAGCTGCCGCTGGAGGCCAAGCATGTCGAGGTTTTGGCCGGAGAACGGCCGCCCTCGACGCCGCCGCGCCGGCCCTTGTGGCACCGTGGCGGGGAGCTCCTGAATTTGACAGGGGTGCGGGTGCTGGTGGTGGACGACGAGCCGGACACGCGAGAGCTGCTCCTGCGAATCCTGGCGGAATGCCATGCCGAGGTGCGGACGGCGGGTTCGGTCGTGGAGGCGCTGGCGGAGCTGGATCGAGACCAGCCGACGGTCCTGGTGAGCGACATCGGCATGCCGAAAGAAGGCGGCTACGAGCTGATCCGGAAGGTACGGCAGTTGCCGCAGGAGCGTGGGGGAAGCGTGCCGGCGCTGGCGCTCACCGCATTTGCGCGCCCCGAGGACCGCACGCGGGCGCTTTTGGCCGGATACCAGATGCATCTGGCCAAACCCGTGAAGCCGTCGGAGCTCGTGGCGCACGTCGCGAGTTTGGCCGGGCGAAACCAGGGTTGGGGCGAGATGAGCCCGGACGGCCGCGCCCGGTCCATGTAG
- a CDS encoding sensor histidine kinase has translation MVAVGLRRRLVNIPPARTFLGCVVLFLAYFGLSEASYLFVFPPASNAVFWLPSGLTMAWFLRTSPAHWPAWLLAVFLAEVLVVLQHGQPPALAMAWGVAGGLLPFTGASLLRRQAGSVFVFRRPWDVACLVLLGAAVGAIPGTLVAAAASVVWLGDPSFWKVAIGWWSSDALGVLLLCPLFLTWTEPEPEPEPSRSGRAVEASSLLVILTGGAFWVFASVRPREIESALPALLFPLTAWAAIRFGPRGATAATVIVDFMAALHTSRGRGPFAMGSTSVAARVLTVQTYVSVLNGLVLLLAMVVVEEQKARAAAERAEQRMKFLATASEILSESLDFSTRFAALARLCVQSMADWCVIDVVGEGGVVQRLGGAHREPGSEALLRQLEEQYAPDATSPHPAAEVLRTGKPMLLPLLTDELLRAHAVDDEHARLIRALGTCSAMAVPLSIRGQTLGVLSLGCAAPGRHYSTADLELATELARRAAISIDNARLYRDAQGAIRLRDEILSIASHELNTPMTSLKLDVQTLKRVTAQSGEALPPSLTRVERQVKKLARLIEELLDVTRITTGRMHLQIEDVDLLAVVRDVTERFTEDFSRAACSLTLHADQPLVGRWDHIRLEQVVTNLISNGIKFGSGRPIEIWVGEADGAARLTVRDHGIGIPPDRLPYIFERFERAVSSRAYAGLGLGLYIVRSIVEALGGSIRVESTVGSGTVFTVDLPRAGPPRASGKEGEG, from the coding sequence GTGGTCGCGGTCGGGCTGCGCCGCCGGCTCGTGAACATCCCGCCGGCGCGGACGTTCCTCGGCTGCGTCGTGCTCTTTCTGGCCTACTTCGGTCTCTCGGAAGCGAGCTACCTCTTCGTCTTCCCGCCCGCCAGCAATGCCGTGTTCTGGCTGCCCAGCGGCCTGACCATGGCCTGGTTTCTCCGCACGTCGCCGGCCCACTGGCCCGCGTGGCTCCTCGCCGTGTTTCTGGCCGAGGTGCTGGTCGTCTTGCAGCACGGGCAACCGCCCGCCCTGGCCATGGCCTGGGGCGTCGCGGGCGGTCTCTTGCCCTTCACGGGCGCCTCGCTCTTGCGCCGGCAGGCAGGCTCGGTGTTCGTGTTTCGGCGCCCCTGGGACGTCGCGTGTCTGGTGTTGCTCGGCGCCGCTGTCGGGGCGATTCCCGGCACGCTCGTCGCCGCGGCTGCGAGCGTCGTGTGGCTGGGCGACCCCTCGTTTTGGAAGGTGGCGATCGGGTGGTGGAGCAGCGATGCCCTCGGGGTCCTCCTGCTGTGTCCGCTGTTTCTGACCTGGACCGAGCCGGAGCCGGAGCCGGAGCCGTCGCGCTCCGGCCGCGCCGTCGAAGCCTCGAGCTTGCTCGTGATCCTGACGGGCGGGGCGTTTTGGGTGTTCGCCAGCGTGCGGCCGCGGGAGATCGAATCGGCGCTCCCGGCCCTCCTGTTTCCCCTGACGGCATGGGCGGCCATTCGTTTTGGACCCCGCGGCGCGACGGCGGCCACGGTCATCGTCGATTTCATGGCGGCATTGCACACGAGCCGTGGCCGCGGCCCCTTCGCCATGGGGAGCACGTCCGTGGCTGCGCGCGTCTTGACCGTGCAAACGTATGTCTCGGTCCTCAATGGGCTCGTCCTGCTCCTCGCCATGGTCGTCGTCGAGGAACAGAAGGCGCGCGCCGCCGCCGAGCGGGCGGAGCAGCGCATGAAGTTTCTCGCCACGGCCTCCGAGATCCTGTCGGAGTCGCTCGATTTCTCGACCCGGTTCGCCGCGCTGGCGCGGCTTTGCGTGCAGTCGATGGCGGACTGGTGCGTGATCGACGTCGTGGGCGAGGGGGGCGTGGTCCAGCGCCTCGGCGGCGCACACCGTGAGCCCGGGAGCGAGGCGCTTCTCCGTCAGCTCGAGGAGCAATACGCGCCCGACGCGACCTCCCCCCACCCGGCCGCCGAGGTCCTCCGCACGGGGAAGCCCATGCTGCTGCCTCTGCTCACCGACGAGCTCCTTCGAGCGCACGCCGTCGATGACGAGCATGCACGCCTGATCCGGGCGCTCGGCACGTGTTCGGCGATGGCCGTCCCGCTCTCCATCCGCGGACAGACGCTCGGCGTGCTCTCCCTCGGCTGCGCGGCGCCCGGCCGGCATTACAGCACCGCCGACCTCGAGCTCGCGACCGAGCTCGCCCGCCGCGCGGCCATTTCCATCGACAACGCGCGTCTCTATCGTGACGCGCAGGGGGCCATCCGCCTGCGCGACGAGATCTTGTCCATCGCGTCGCACGAGTTGAATACGCCGATGACGAGCCTGAAGCTCGACGTGCAGACGCTGAAGCGAGTCACCGCGCAATCGGGCGAGGCCTTGCCGCCGTCCCTGACGCGGGTCGAGCGCCAGGTCAAAAAACTCGCGCGCCTGATCGAGGAGCTGCTCGACGTCACGCGGATCACGACCGGGCGCATGCATTTGCAGATCGAGGACGTCGATCTCCTGGCCGTCGTCCGTGACGTCACCGAGCGCTTCACGGAAGACTTTTCCCGGGCTGCCTGCTCATTGACGCTGCACGCCGATCAACCGCTCGTGGGGCGCTGGGATCACATCCGCCTGGAGCAGGTCGTCACGAATCTGATCTCGAATGGGATCAAGTTCGGCTCGGGTCGTCCGATCGAGATCTGGGTGGGCGAGGCAGACGGAGCGGCGCGGCTCACGGTGCGTGATCATGGCATCGGCATTCCGCCCGATCGCCTGCCGTACATCTTCGAACGCTTCGAGCGGGCGGTCTCGTCGCGCGCGTATGCCGGTCTCGGGCTCGGGCTCTATATCGTGCGATCCATCGTCGAGGCCCTCGGCGGCTCGATTCGTGTCGAGAGCACGGTGGGCAGCGGAACGGTCTTCACGGTGGATCTGCCTCGCGCCGGGCCCCCGCGCGCCTCCGGAAAGGAAGGCGAGGGCTGA